In Alicyclobacillus macrosporangiidus CPP55, a single window of DNA contains:
- a CDS encoding MBL fold metallo-hydrolase codes for MTWQFFKGIDTIGGTVIQIAVDGHRLLFDMGRVFSPAVPVFDHVLAPRGIRDLQRMDLAPRIPGLFEGDGTDAPAGVRTMVAISHSHLDHTGLMPYLREDIPVLLTEDTYRLLRALDEVLDGPRRNLAYQPVSFGETVHFGPMRITPVAVDHDTPGACGFFIETPELRFVYSGDLRLHGAHPEWTRDFARAARAFRPDVLFIEGTRADTEDNSQTLYEDELVRHAAEVMQAAEAGVYFTFYPRHPQRAEVFRQAARASGRRLLLSAPSAYLYAAFGGELSDIAIYGGGEAQWTKTARAFVAANHLEVVRPADLRGREHAFAVELGYERFIDWIDIDAKPGGVFIHSNGSPLGPYDPAWNNMLHWLEVFGLRLVFVGSTGHGARGDILSIVETIQPRVLMPIHSMNPARIGLPTVPRIMPARGRIYTADDLEGAIPPTEEELQ; via the coding sequence GTGACCTGGCAATTCTTCAAGGGGATCGACACCATCGGTGGCACGGTCATCCAGATAGCGGTGGACGGACATCGCCTGTTGTTCGATATGGGCCGCGTCTTCAGTCCGGCTGTTCCGGTGTTCGACCATGTGCTGGCCCCCCGGGGTATTCGGGACTTGCAGCGGATGGACCTGGCGCCGCGTATTCCGGGGCTGTTTGAGGGAGACGGTACCGACGCCCCGGCCGGCGTGCGGACGATGGTGGCCATCAGCCATTCCCATCTGGATCACACCGGACTGATGCCTTACCTGCGCGAGGACATCCCTGTCCTGCTCACCGAGGACACTTATCGGCTGCTTCGCGCGTTGGATGAGGTTCTCGACGGGCCCCGGCGGAACCTGGCCTATCAGCCCGTCTCCTTCGGAGAGACGGTTCACTTTGGGCCCATGCGGATCACGCCGGTGGCGGTCGATCACGATACGCCGGGTGCATGCGGATTTTTCATCGAGACGCCGGAGCTTCGCTTTGTGTATTCGGGAGATCTGCGCCTGCACGGCGCCCATCCGGAGTGGACCCGGGATTTCGCCAGAGCGGCGCGTGCGTTCCGGCCGGATGTGCTGTTCATCGAAGGGACGCGGGCGGACACCGAGGACAACAGCCAGACGCTGTATGAGGACGAACTCGTCCGGCATGCGGCGGAGGTCATGCAAGCCGCGGAGGCAGGCGTGTACTTCACCTTCTATCCGCGCCACCCGCAGCGCGCGGAAGTGTTTCGCCAGGCGGCTCGCGCGAGCGGCCGGCGGTTGCTGTTGTCCGCGCCGAGCGCGTACCTGTATGCCGCGTTCGGCGGCGAGCTGTCGGACATCGCGATCTACGGTGGCGGCGAGGCGCAGTGGACGAAAACGGCGAGGGCATTCGTGGCTGCCAATCACCTCGAGGTGGTGCGTCCCGCTGATCTCCGCGGGCGGGAGCACGCGTTCGCTGTCGAGCTGGGGTACGAGCGGTTCATCGACTGGATCGACATCGACGCAAAGCCGGGGGGCGTGTTCATCCATTCCAACGGCAGCCCGCTCGGGCCATACGACCCGGCGTGGAACAACATGCTGCACTGGCTCGAGGTGTTCGGGCTGAGGCTGGTGTTCGTCGGGTCCACCGGGCACGGTGCGCGGGGCGACATCCTGTCCATCGTGGAGACCATCCAGCCGCGGGTGTTGATGCCGATCCACTCGATGAACCCGGCGCGCATCGGATTGCCCACCGTCCCGCGGATCATGCCCGCCCGCGGGCGCATCTACACCGCGGACGATTTGGAGGGGGCGATCCCGCCCACCGAGGAGGAATTGCAGTGA
- a CDS encoding carbohydrate ABC transporter permease has translation MSFRLRRSVTAYLMLLPTLVLIGVFVVYPIVDSFVISFYKWDMLSASKPFVGLQNYIYIFEDPLFHTALKNTVLYVVFFVPIVLALGLLTAVLLNAKIRLLPLFRTAFFIPYVTSLAATGIVWQWIFNDQFGLLNYLLERAGLHAQDWLNDPRWTLFNIITIGVWQNLGYVAVIFLAGLQNISREYYEAADVDGATPWQKFARITLPLLSPTTYFLLILTTIEAFKVFLQIYVLYGETAGPNNSGMTLLYYMFTKGFGDYRMGYACASAYVLFLIVFVFTLAQMALSRRVHYEA, from the coding sequence ATGAGCTTCCGGCTGCGACGGAGTGTCACGGCGTACCTGATGTTGCTGCCAACGCTTGTGCTGATCGGCGTGTTTGTCGTCTATCCCATCGTGGACTCGTTTGTGATCAGCTTTTACAAGTGGGACATGCTGTCCGCCAGCAAACCGTTCGTGGGGCTGCAGAACTACATCTACATCTTCGAAGACCCGTTATTCCACACCGCCCTCAAAAACACGGTGCTGTACGTCGTATTCTTCGTCCCCATCGTGTTGGCGCTGGGTTTGCTGACGGCCGTGCTGCTCAACGCAAAGATTCGCCTGCTGCCACTGTTCCGCACCGCCTTTTTCATCCCGTACGTGACATCTCTCGCAGCAACCGGAATCGTGTGGCAGTGGATCTTCAATGACCAGTTCGGACTCCTCAATTATCTTCTGGAGCGCGCCGGCCTGCATGCGCAAGACTGGTTGAACGACCCCCGCTGGACATTGTTCAACATCATCACCATCGGCGTTTGGCAAAATCTCGGCTACGTCGCCGTCATCTTTCTCGCGGGATTGCAGAACATCAGCCGGGAGTACTACGAGGCAGCCGACGTGGACGGCGCGACGCCATGGCAGAAGTTCGCCCGCATCACGCTGCCGCTGTTGTCACCGACGACCTACTTCCTGCTCATCCTCACGACCATCGAGGCCTTCAAGGTGTTCCTGCAGATCTACGTGCTGTACGGGGAGACCGCGGGGCCGAACAACAGCGGCATGACGCTCCTGTACTACATGTTCACCAAAGGATTCGGCGACTACCGGATGGGATACGCCTGCGCCTCGGCCTATGTGCTGTTCCTGATCGTGTTCGTGTTCACCTTGGCGCAGATGGCGCTCTCTCGCCGCGTCCACTATGAGGCTTAG
- a CDS encoding carbohydrate ABC transporter permease, with product MKKVWVYLVLILLSLFVLGPFLWMLSTSVKPDAEVLSAVPHLFPEHWALDNYVKAWASAPFARYFWNSFFISAVETVFDLTFGAMAAYAFARMEFFGKNVLFVALLATMMVPGEVLLIPNYITISSLNWLNTYQGLIVPWLVSVFTIFLMRQFFLGLPREVFEAAELDGCGPLRTLFGIIMPISKPIWITSALIKFVGAWNAFLWVLVIANSSDYYTLPVGLINFSTDVGTVYNQLMAAATFSVLPLIVLFLFGQRYFIEGIARSGIK from the coding sequence ATGAAGAAGGTCTGGGTGTACCTGGTCTTGATCCTGTTGTCCCTGTTCGTCCTGGGACCCTTCTTGTGGATGCTCTCCACCTCCGTCAAACCGGATGCGGAGGTCCTCAGCGCCGTCCCGCACCTGTTCCCGGAGCACTGGGCGTTGGACAACTACGTCAAAGCCTGGGCTTCCGCGCCCTTCGCCCGCTATTTCTGGAACAGCTTTTTCATCTCGGCGGTGGAGACGGTGTTTGACCTGACGTTCGGCGCCATGGCCGCGTACGCCTTCGCCCGGATGGAGTTCTTCGGCAAGAACGTACTGTTTGTCGCTCTGCTTGCGACGATGATGGTGCCCGGCGAAGTCCTGCTCATCCCGAACTACATCACCATCAGCAGCCTGAACTGGCTGAACACCTACCAGGGGCTGATTGTCCCCTGGCTGGTGAGCGTGTTCACCATCTTCCTCATGCGCCAGTTCTTCCTTGGACTGCCCCGAGAGGTGTTCGAAGCCGCGGAGCTGGACGGGTGTGGCCCGCTTCGCACCCTGTTCGGCATCATCATGCCGATCTCCAAACCCATCTGGATCACCTCGGCGCTGATCAAATTCGTCGGGGCTTGGAACGCCTTCTTGTGGGTGTTGGTCATCGCCAATTCGTCCGACTACTACACCTTGCCCGTCGGGCTCATCAACTTCTCGACCGACGTGGGCACGGTGTACAACCAGCTGATGGCAGCCGCCACCTTCAGCGTACTGCCGCTCATCGTCCTGTTTTTGTTCGGACAGCGGTACTTCATTGAGGGCATCGCGCGCTCCGGTATCAAGTGA
- a CDS encoding ABC transporter substrate-binding protein codes for MKKRWFATGATMVLGTALVSGCGGQAPGNAANTPGNAAAGTAPAGQVTITFYEAMPGALGDELKKLTDQFQQQNPNIKVELVYNGSYTTQKQKLTAAIAAHKPPTIAQVQETWETEYYNNGLLQPVQDLLPKETVDDLIQIWKDDNSYDGKLVSVPFNKSAYVLFYNPDDFAKAGITQPPATWDELEKDAIQITKATGIPGLAFQGSYYTFEMLLRQAGGKVLTDDQKQAAFGDDAGKKALSFMRKLVIDDKAATAIGGNAYLSDGFNTHKYAMDLDSTASMSFIKNVKFKVAPLPGDVQKAVPTAGTNIVLFKDATPEQQQAAAKYLDFLISKENTIEWAKATGYLPVRKSALDDPAWKAVVSQNPNLGVAPGELDNAYFSPRLAELYSGQNNVSTQIGNMLAGKQSVDDTLKKSVDAINQALAGK; via the coding sequence ATGAAAAAGCGTTGGTTTGCCACCGGTGCAACGATGGTGCTCGGCACCGCGCTGGTGTCCGGGTGCGGCGGCCAGGCGCCCGGCAATGCGGCAAACACCCCCGGCAACGCGGCGGCCGGTACGGCACCCGCGGGCCAGGTGACCATCACCTTCTACGAGGCGATGCCGGGCGCGTTGGGAGACGAGTTGAAAAAACTGACCGACCAGTTCCAGCAACAGAACCCGAACATCAAGGTGGAGCTGGTGTACAACGGCAGCTACACGACTCAGAAACAAAAGTTGACGGCCGCCATCGCGGCCCACAAGCCGCCGACCATCGCCCAGGTGCAGGAGACGTGGGAGACCGAGTACTACAACAACGGCCTGCTTCAACCCGTACAGGATTTGCTCCCGAAGGAGACCGTCGACGACCTCATTCAAATCTGGAAGGACGACAATTCATACGACGGCAAGCTGGTCTCTGTCCCGTTCAACAAGTCGGCCTACGTCCTGTTCTATAACCCAGACGACTTCGCGAAGGCCGGCATCACCCAGCCGCCGGCAACCTGGGACGAGCTGGAGAAGGACGCCATTCAGATCACCAAGGCGACCGGCATCCCGGGCTTGGCCTTCCAGGGCAGCTATTACACCTTTGAGATGCTCTTGCGCCAGGCGGGCGGCAAGGTGTTGACAGACGACCAGAAGCAGGCGGCGTTCGGAGACGACGCGGGTAAGAAGGCGCTGTCGTTCATGCGCAAGCTGGTCATCGACGACAAGGCCGCGACGGCCATCGGCGGCAACGCCTATCTGTCGGATGGGTTCAACACCCACAAATACGCGATGGACCTCGACTCCACCGCCTCCATGTCGTTCATCAAGAATGTCAAATTCAAAGTGGCGCCTCTGCCGGGAGACGTGCAGAAGGCGGTTCCCACCGCGGGGACGAACATCGTCCTGTTCAAGGACGCCACGCCTGAGCAGCAGCAGGCGGCCGCCAAGTACCTCGACTTCTTGATCTCGAAGGAGAACACCATCGAGTGGGCCAAGGCGACCGGCTACCTGCCGGTGCGCAAGAGCGCCCTCGACGACCCGGCTTGGAAAGCCGTCGTCAGCCAGAACCCGAACCTCGGGGTGGCGCCCGGTGAATTGGACAATGCCTATTTCTCACCCCGGCTCGCCGAGCTGTACTCCGGCCAGAACAACGTGTCTACACAGATCGGCAACATGCTGGCTGGTAAGCAGAGCGTGGACGATACCCTGAAGAAGAGCGTGGACGCCATCAACCAGGCGTTGGCGGGCAAATGA
- a CDS encoding HAD family hydrolase, with protein MTGAGVPAAGLERLAGCRLFIFDLDGTVYEETDHFRFYGEQIARALTPERAKAFAADVEAALSGQHTLTYGSSYDVEQDLIFKGEQAYTWTGEPMSASPSAHLAHMDDPWGIYMAAGLHHGAKPDQVEAAFLATRAHMESPEFRMQPLPGLRAAIDGLRALGRRFALATNSPEPDSRKILAKLGLTGAFDVEVFNARKQHRAREHFTRFQEQFQVPFEQMVSIGDHYRNEIAPAAALGMATVYIDRYLKQPRPEVTVQVARPADVADVLRHVTDLCSAGRR; from the coding sequence ATGACGGGGGCCGGGGTGCCGGCGGCCGGCCTGGAGCGCCTGGCCGGCTGCCGGCTGTTCATTTTCGATCTCGATGGCACCGTGTACGAGGAGACGGACCACTTCCGCTTCTACGGGGAGCAGATCGCGCGCGCGCTGACCCCGGAACGGGCAAAGGCCTTTGCCGCCGACGTCGAGGCGGCGTTATCAGGCCAGCATACGCTGACCTACGGATCGAGCTACGATGTAGAGCAGGACCTGATCTTCAAGGGAGAGCAGGCCTATACCTGGACCGGCGAGCCGATGTCCGCCTCCCCGTCCGCCCACCTCGCGCACATGGACGATCCGTGGGGCATCTACATGGCCGCCGGCCTCCACCATGGTGCCAAACCGGATCAGGTTGAGGCAGCGTTTCTCGCCACGCGCGCCCACATGGAATCGCCCGAGTTTCGGATGCAGCCGCTTCCCGGCCTGCGCGCGGCCATCGACGGACTGCGCGCGCTGGGGCGCCGGTTTGCCCTCGCCACCAACAGTCCGGAGCCGGACAGCCGCAAGATCCTCGCCAAGCTCGGCCTGACGGGCGCGTTCGACGTGGAGGTGTTCAACGCCCGCAAGCAGCATCGCGCTCGCGAGCACTTCACGCGGTTCCAAGAACAATTTCAGGTGCCGTTCGAACAGATGGTGAGCATCGGGGATCACTATCGCAACGAGATTGCGCCCGCCGCGGCACTTGGGATGGCGACCGTGTACATCGACCGCTATCTGAAGCAACCCAGACCGGAGGTCACGGTGCAGGTGGCGCGCCCGGCGGACGTGGCCGACGTCCTGCGGCACGTCACCGATCTCTGCAGCGCCGGGCGGCGCTGA
- a CDS encoding TVP38/TMEM64 family protein has product MFAHWMHVIHQGGAMAAVVGFALIVVVSYVPVLPIPVIAAAMGAVLPYWPALLVAWAAATLAAVSKFWLERLFFQKHVQRLFSRYKGWDALVRFLDRNGFAAVLLTRLVPIFPSALINFASAVTGISMSAFTLATALGKLPAIMTFTLAGHHLHEHVWVTGVLVGLYMLIVGWVGWRLKRALSERPAAKEAAQTEAKEDTGAPSQKDGAPRDPGDGSGPTEG; this is encoded by the coding sequence ATGTTCGCGCATTGGATGCACGTCATCCATCAGGGCGGCGCCATGGCAGCCGTGGTGGGCTTCGCGCTGATTGTGGTCGTCTCCTACGTCCCGGTGCTGCCCATCCCCGTCATCGCAGCAGCGATGGGAGCGGTGCTCCCCTATTGGCCGGCGCTGCTGGTCGCTTGGGCGGCGGCGACGCTGGCCGCGGTGAGCAAGTTCTGGCTCGAGCGCCTGTTTTTTCAGAAACACGTCCAGCGCTTGTTTTCCCGTTACAAAGGTTGGGATGCGCTCGTCCGCTTCCTCGATCGAAACGGGTTCGCAGCCGTCCTGCTCACGCGCCTGGTGCCCATTTTCCCCTCTGCGCTGATCAACTTCGCCAGCGCCGTGACCGGGATCTCCATGTCCGCGTTCACGCTGGCGACGGCCCTTGGCAAATTACCCGCCATCATGACCTTTACCCTGGCTGGACATCACTTGCATGAGCATGTGTGGGTCACCGGCGTCCTCGTCGGATTGTACATGCTGATTGTCGGATGGGTGGGATGGCGCCTGAAACGCGCGCTGTCGGAGCGGCCGGCTGCGAAGGAGGCCGCGCAGACGGAGGCGAAGGAGGACACGGGTGCCCCATCCCAGAAGGATGGGGCACCCCGGGACCCCGGGGACGGGAGCGGGCCGACCGAGGGGTGA
- a CDS encoding polysaccharide deacetylase family protein — translation MKARHILLAAAALFGGMCTLGLWLDQRAITTETRTGNPSHAVAGATPVPGTTSTISPPGAENPLDAGIATAVHRTPHDPMNDAGPNKVHLGVRPGNAGYDTLPPGVYYQNRVVVVTFHDISPSFRSRYTITPEQFEADLDAMEHAHLNVITNRQFIAFLQHRAHIPDNAVLLTFDDGYTDMYQYALPILRAHHMEGTFFVIVGKADQPANRAGNLGYMTWAQLEAMHRAGMEIQSHTYNSHYLVNVNGHLVAAFNTPIPVNGRVETHKEYLARIQGDFLKAREELEQHLGAPCTQLAWPYGWGTLTATHTALSAGYRYLYTTTPGPVTPWTAPDAIPRIDIGYDTTTPAEAVKDILDTARG, via the coding sequence ATGAAAGCAAGACATATCCTATTGGCCGCGGCAGCGCTGTTCGGCGGTATGTGCACGCTGGGACTGTGGCTGGACCAACGCGCGATCACGACGGAGACCCGGACGGGCAACCCGTCCCACGCAGTCGCCGGTGCCACGCCGGTGCCTGGGACCACTTCGACTATCAGCCCTCCGGGCGCTGAAAACCCTCTCGACGCAGGCATTGCGACGGCCGTGCACCGAACGCCGCACGATCCGATGAACGATGCGGGCCCCAACAAGGTCCACCTGGGCGTTCGGCCTGGCAACGCGGGTTACGACACCCTTCCGCCTGGCGTGTATTATCAAAACCGCGTCGTGGTCGTCACCTTCCACGACATCTCGCCGTCGTTCCGTTCGCGCTACACCATCACGCCGGAGCAGTTCGAAGCCGACCTGGACGCGATGGAACACGCGCATCTGAACGTCATCACCAACCGTCAGTTCATAGCATTCCTGCAGCACCGGGCGCACATTCCAGACAATGCGGTGTTGCTCACCTTTGACGACGGGTATACAGACATGTACCAATACGCCCTGCCCATTCTGCGGGCGCACCACATGGAAGGGACATTTTTCGTCATCGTCGGCAAGGCCGACCAACCCGCGAACCGTGCGGGAAACCTCGGATACATGACGTGGGCTCAGCTGGAAGCGATGCACCGGGCGGGTATGGAAATCCAGAGCCACACTTACAACAGCCACTACCTGGTCAACGTGAACGGGCACCTGGTGGCGGCGTTCAACACGCCGATCCCCGTGAACGGCCGTGTGGAGACGCACAAGGAGTACTTGGCGCGCATCCAGGGGGACTTTCTGAAAGCCCGTGAAGAACTCGAGCAGCATCTCGGCGCGCCGTGCACGCAACTCGCCTGGCCCTACGGCTGGGGAACCCTGACGGCGACGCACACCGCCCTGTCGGCCGGTTATCGATACCTGTACACAACCACCCCAGGCCCCGTCACGCCCTGGACGGCACCGGACGCCATCCCGCGTATCGACATCGGCTACGACACCACCACGCCCGCGGAGGCGGTGAAGGACATCCTCGACACAGCTCGGGGGTGA
- a CDS encoding MBL fold metallo-hydrolase, producing MEIHVLGFWGTYPGPGEATTGFLLQTDEGRQVLLDCGSGVLAQLFKITSVHALDAVIVTHHHFDHAADLGVLQYALLLARLRGERTRPLEIYMPHGPAELERAFHNEPLANLQRLDASSRLEIAGLKASFARTEHPVECLAVRLEGDGKVFAFSADSALSPVLEQVAQEADLFVCEASMYDGQEEEARQAGHVTARQAGEVAKRAGAKRLAITHYPHYGDLNVLQRQASEGFGRPVERLHTLQRLTV from the coding sequence ATGGAGATTCACGTGCTCGGATTTTGGGGGACGTACCCTGGCCCTGGCGAGGCGACGACCGGATTCCTGCTGCAGACGGATGAAGGGCGGCAGGTCCTGCTGGATTGCGGCTCGGGTGTGCTCGCCCAGTTGTTCAAAATCACATCGGTACATGCGTTGGACGCCGTGATCGTCACGCATCACCATTTCGATCACGCCGCCGATCTCGGTGTCCTTCAGTACGCGCTGCTGTTGGCGCGGCTGCGCGGAGAACGGACCCGTCCGCTGGAGATCTACATGCCGCACGGACCGGCGGAGCTGGAGCGGGCGTTCCACAACGAACCGCTGGCGAACCTGCAGCGGCTGGACGCCTCGTCCCGGCTGGAGATCGCGGGACTGAAGGCGTCTTTCGCCCGTACGGAGCATCCGGTCGAGTGCCTGGCGGTGCGCCTGGAGGGGGACGGAAAGGTGTTCGCCTTCTCGGCCGATTCGGCGCTCTCCCCTGTACTGGAACAGGTGGCGCAAGAGGCAGACCTGTTCGTGTGCGAGGCGAGCATGTACGACGGCCAGGAGGAAGAGGCGCGGCAAGCCGGCCATGTCACCGCCCGGCAGGCGGGCGAGGTGGCGAAGCGGGCGGGTGCAAAGCGGCTCGCCATCACCCACTATCCTCACTACGGGGATTTGAATGTCTTGCAGCGGCAGGCCTCTGAAGGCTTCGGGAGGCCGGTCGAGCGGCTGCACACGCTGCAGCGCCTGACGGTCTGA
- a CDS encoding DMT family transporter: MSAYVGLLACVLVWGSNFVASGWLDQQFTPLTVPALRLVFTGLFLLAAGLTLHQLRPVSKRQLLALAVIGVVGTLLNQVCFFQAVRYVSPTESALIMAAAPFATGIFARFLLHERLTTRMVVGAAITITGVYTLLSADGHRFHTSVGDLYAAGAMLTFSLNLVLIRKLSDDLSPYTVTAYGTWLGTGLFLPVSAIAVPHPVLAHTALAWLILALSGILSQGVAGLVWNRTMQIVGAAKSSILLNLQPFVAMAVAYVVLGQPITGGQLLGGTLIVFGVILASANIRGRHFHFGLPSV; this comes from the coding sequence GTGAGTGCGTACGTGGGTCTGCTCGCATGCGTGTTGGTATGGGGGAGCAACTTTGTGGCGAGCGGTTGGTTGGATCAACAGTTCACCCCTCTCACCGTTCCCGCCCTGCGGCTGGTGTTCACAGGCCTGTTTTTGCTCGCGGCTGGTCTCACGCTGCACCAACTGCGGCCCGTGTCGAAACGGCAATTGTTGGCGCTTGCGGTCATCGGCGTGGTCGGCACCCTGCTCAACCAGGTGTGCTTCTTCCAAGCGGTACGTTATGTATCGCCCACCGAGTCCGCCCTCATCATGGCCGCCGCTCCGTTCGCGACCGGGATCTTTGCGCGCTTCTTGTTACACGAGCGGCTCACTACGCGGATGGTCGTGGGTGCGGCTATCACCATCACCGGCGTATACACCCTGTTGTCCGCCGATGGCCACCGATTTCACACTAGCGTGGGGGATCTGTACGCCGCTGGGGCTATGCTCACCTTTTCGCTGAATCTGGTTCTGATCCGAAAACTATCAGACGACCTCAGCCCATACACGGTCACCGCCTATGGGACTTGGTTAGGCACAGGATTATTCCTTCCCGTTTCCGCAATCGCGGTGCCTCACCCGGTGCTCGCGCACACCGCGTTGGCCTGGTTAATCCTCGCGTTGTCTGGGATCCTGTCCCAAGGTGTAGCTGGCCTGGTTTGGAACCGTACCATGCAGATCGTCGGCGCAGCCAAGTCGTCCATCCTGTTGAATTTGCAGCCGTTTGTGGCCATGGCGGTGGCTTACGTGGTGCTCGGTCAACCGATCACCGGCGGTCAACTGCTCGGCGGAACCCTGATTGTATTTGGTGTCATCCTGGCGTCCGCGAACATCCGCGGCCGCCATTTTCACTTCGGCCTACCATCGGTTTAA
- a CDS encoding site-specific integrase, with the protein MEETLAQHQPTAVDMQAELTASANEYIRRSKARNTIKAYKSDWQTFSRWCDERGLCSLPAEPPTVAMYLSHMADQGYRASTIGRHMISIGLAHKAKGFPSPASDETVKTVWRGIRNTIGVAPSAKAPVLVEDLRRMLAHTPDDLLGLRDRALLLVGFAGAFRRSELVSLNVEDVEFAREGLIITVRRSKTDQEGEGRKIGIPYGSHIETCPVRSLQAWLEAADIQAGPLFRSVTKGREVGAARLSDKTVARVVKKYTQRVGLDPDKFAGHSLRAGLATSAAMAGVSEREIMAQTGHRSVMMVRRYIRDGNVFRENAAAKIGL; encoded by the coding sequence ATGGAGGAGACACTTGCGCAACACCAACCAACAGCCGTTGACATGCAAGCCGAGTTAACCGCCAGCGCGAACGAGTATATTCGCCGGTCGAAAGCGAGGAATACCATTAAGGCGTACAAATCCGATTGGCAGACGTTTTCCCGATGGTGCGACGAACGGGGTTTGTGTTCACTGCCTGCGGAACCGCCCACCGTGGCGATGTACCTGTCACACATGGCCGACCAGGGCTACAGGGCCAGCACGATTGGAAGGCACATGATCTCCATCGGTCTCGCCCACAAGGCCAAGGGATTCCCGTCACCCGCGTCCGACGAGACCGTGAAGACCGTTTGGAGAGGCATACGAAACACGATTGGCGTAGCCCCAAGCGCGAAGGCTCCAGTGCTGGTGGAGGACCTGCGCCGCATGCTTGCACATACGCCAGACGATCTCCTGGGTCTACGCGACCGGGCCCTGCTTCTCGTTGGATTCGCGGGAGCTTTTCGCCGATCTGAGCTCGTTTCGTTGAATGTGGAAGACGTCGAATTCGCTCGTGAAGGCCTCATCATCACAGTTCGACGAAGCAAGACCGACCAGGAGGGTGAGGGAAGGAAGATCGGTATCCCATACGGGTCACACATCGAAACGTGTCCTGTGCGGTCACTACAGGCCTGGCTGGAGGCCGCCGATATCCAGGCAGGCCCCCTTTTTCGGAGTGTAACGAAAGGCAGAGAAGTTGGTGCTGCTCGTCTTTCAGACAAGACGGTGGCTCGTGTCGTGAAGAAGTACACACAACGCGTCGGGCTGGACCCAGACAAGTTTGCCGGCCACAGTCTACGAGCTGGCCTTGCTACATCTGCAGCGATGGCAGGAGTGTCGGAACGGGAGATCATGGCTCAAACCGGTCATCGAAGTGTAATGATGGTCCGGCGTTACATACGAGACGGGAACGTGTTTCGCGAAAACGCCGCCGCGAAAATTGGACTGTAG
- a CDS encoding MFS transporter — MVKSLFKTGALSSSLFRWFYWGRTVSLFGSAMTPVALAFAVLQARQGQNLLGYILAAEILPNVLMVLIGGSIADRYRRDRLIFLSNLGSGLSQTGIAAIVLIGANPYWIFPLAIVNGVLGAFTSPAMRGIIPEIVNSKDIKQANSLLNTSRSAAKIVGPTVAGVLVATVGGGWGIAIDAASFFIAAVCLTRVRIPSHPSVTDSSLIQEMREGWSYFRRRRWIWSITGAFALMNAVQMGVWQVLGPIIAKNTFGSAGWGLTLGIKAVGLLIASLAMLRFQLRRPLRDCMIAVAVSGIPMIVLGQGYALPYLIIAAALAGAGQTISGIAWDTSLQQAVPRDKLSRVCAFDDFGSYITIPIGEILAVPLADIFGYHTVATVGGIVFIVASLLPLSERLVRQMTPENIRSLNL; from the coding sequence ATGGTCAAATCTCTATTTAAAACAGGGGCACTCTCTAGTTCCCTGTTCCGATGGTTCTACTGGGGTCGTACCGTTTCCTTATTTGGTAGTGCCATGACACCCGTGGCTCTCGCATTTGCCGTCCTTCAGGCTCGACAAGGGCAGAATCTGTTGGGGTACATTCTTGCTGCAGAAATCCTTCCCAACGTCTTGATGGTGCTTATCGGTGGCAGCATTGCAGATCGTTATCGTCGAGACAGGCTGATATTTCTTAGCAACTTAGGTTCTGGGTTATCTCAGACAGGAATTGCCGCTATCGTCCTTATCGGAGCGAATCCGTATTGGATTTTCCCACTAGCAATTGTAAACGGCGTATTGGGAGCCTTCACTTCCCCAGCTATGCGAGGCATTATCCCAGAGATAGTTAATAGCAAGGATATCAAGCAGGCTAATTCGCTGCTAAATACATCGCGTAGTGCTGCTAAGATCGTCGGACCAACAGTTGCCGGGGTTTTGGTCGCGACTGTCGGTGGGGGCTGGGGGATTGCCATAGATGCCGCCAGCTTCTTCATCGCCGCTGTTTGTCTGACTCGAGTCCGTATTCCTTCCCATCCTTCGGTTACTGATAGTTCACTTATCCAAGAGATGCGTGAGGGCTGGTCGTACTTCCGACGTCGCCGTTGGATCTGGTCGATAACCGGGGCATTTGCATTGATGAATGCAGTACAGATGGGTGTGTGGCAAGTACTTGGACCGATCATTGCCAAGAACACTTTTGGCTCGGCTGGATGGGGATTGACGCTGGGCATAAAGGCAGTCGGTCTCTTAATAGCAAGCTTAGCAATGCTCAGATTCCAGCTGCGGCGTCCGCTTCGCGATTGCATGATAGCCGTCGCTGTCAGTGGCATACCGATGATTGTTCTTGGTCAAGGATACGCCTTGCCCTATTTGATAATCGCCGCTGCGTTGGCTGGAGCTGGGCAGACGATTTCGGGAATAGCGTGGGATACCTCACTACAGCAAGCTGTTCCACGAGACAAACTCTCACGGGTATGTGCCTTCGATGACTTTGGCTCTTACATCACAATACCCATAGGCGAGATATTGGCAGTGCCATTGGCTGACATTTTCGGCTATCACACGGTTGCCACGGTCGGAGGTATTGTGTTCATTGTCGCCTCGCTTCTTCCTTTGTCAGAACGACTGGTCCGCCAGATGACACCAGAAAACATTCGGTCCCTCAACCTGTAA